A section of the Lepidochelys kempii isolate rLepKem1 chromosome 4, rLepKem1.hap2, whole genome shotgun sequence genome encodes:
- the LOC140910580 gene encoding cytochrome P450 4V2-like isoform X3, giving the protein MLCSSSAKGKVILSSSKHMEKSYLYKFLQPWLGTGLLTSTGDKWRSRRKMITPTFHFTILADFLEVMNEQATILVDKLEKHVDKEPFDCFLDITLCALDIICETAMGKNVGAQNNKDSEYVRAVYKMSGLLHQRQRCPWFWSDLIYLMFQEGREHNRSLKILHSFTDNIIAEKSREIKNHEQHKTDFEGKCEQSGSKKRRAFLDMLLNATDDKGNRLSYMDIREEVDTFMFEGHDTTAAAMSWAIYLLGCHPEAQKKVHRELDEVFGNSDRPVTMDDLKKLRYLECVIKEALRLFPSVPSFARTTSEDCHIRGFKIPKGTQVIIVTYALHRDPEVFPDPEEFRPERFFPENSSGRHIYAYVPFSAGSRNCIGQRFAQVEERAVLAIILQRFWVETSQKREDLDLVAELILRPNKGIWIQLKRRRECVS; this is encoded by the exons GTTATTCTAAGCAGTTCAAAGCACATGGAAAAATCCTATCTATACAAATTTCTGCAACCATGGCTTGGCACAGGACTTCTAACAAG CACTGGGGATAAGTGGCGTTCCAGAAGGAAAATGATAACTCCCACATTCCACTTCACAATCTTAGCTGATTTTCTAGAAGTTATGAATGAACAAGCCACTATTTTGGTTGATAAACTTGAAAAGCACGTTGACAAAGAGCCCTTTGATTGCTTTCTAGACATCACTCTCTGTGCCCTGGATATAATCTGTG AAACTGCGATGGGCAAGAATGTCGGTGCACAGAACAATAAGGATTCTGAATATGTCCGTGCTGTTTATAA GATGAGTGGCCTCCTTCATCAGAGACAGAGGTGTCCTTGGTTTTGGTCTGACTTGATATACCTTATGTTCCAAGAAGGAAGGGAACATAATAGAAGTCTCAAGATTCTTCACAGTTTTACTGACAAT ATTATTGCAGAAAAATCCCGTGAAATAAAGAACCATGAACAACATAAAACTGACTTTGAAGGCAAATGTGAACAAAGTGGATCCAAAAAGAGAAGAGCTTTTCTTGATATGCTTCTGAATGCAACTGATGACAAAGGGAACAGACTGAGTTACATGGATATTCGAGAGGAAGTGGATACTTTCATGTTTGAG GGGCATGATACAACAGCTGCTGCTATGAGCTGGGCCATCTACTTACTTGGATGTCATCCAGAAGCCCAGAAGAAAGTTCACAGAGAATTGGATGAAGTGTTTG GGAACTCTGACCGGCCTGTCACAATGGATGACCTTAAGAAGCTCCGGTATCTTGAGTGTGTCATTAAAGAAGCCCTTCGTCTCTTCCCTTCTGTTCCATCCTTTGCCCGCACCACAAGTGAAGATTGCCATATTA GAGGATTTAAGATACCAAAAGGTACACAGGTAATCATTGTTACTTATGCACTGCACAGAGATCCAGAGGTTTTCCCAGATCCTGAGGAATTCAGGCCTGAGCGATTCTTCCCTGAGAATTCTAGTGGAAGGCATATATATGCGTATGTGCCCTTCTCTGCTGGATCCAGAAACTGCATTG GCCAGCGCTTTGCACAGGTGGAAGAGAGAGCTGTTCTAGCCATCATCCTACAACGCTTTTGGGTGGAAACAAGTCAAAAGCGAGAAGATCTTGATTTGGTCGCAGAATTAATTCTTCGCCCAAATAAGGGCATCTGGATCCAGCTGAAGAGGAGAAGAGAGTGTGTGTCATAA